The proteins below are encoded in one region of Microbacterium pygmaeum:
- a CDS encoding carbohydrate ABC transporter permease has protein sequence MTVLDSTLAPETGIRDSGVRDRRQLNLYRASKWVLSIVAILIALLMLLPIIWLTFTAFKPEADIVTYPPTLWPREFTLQHFAEVWERIPFARLYVNTIIFAGGVTIISLFLDSMAAYALARIPFRGRGVVMVLILILLMLPFQVTLIPLYDMLNGFGLTNTLPGMIIPRMTNAFGIFFLTQFFLSLPRDLEEAARVDGASEWRIYRQVVMPLAKPALLTLGLFHFQYNWNDLLWPLVMSSSIESSTLPAGLALFMGQHVVEYGLLMAGSLLALLPVVVFFLLIQRSFVAGIATTGLK, from the coding sequence ATGACCGTCTTGGATTCGACCCTCGCGCCGGAGACCGGCATCCGCGATTCCGGCGTCCGCGACCGCCGGCAGCTCAACCTGTACCGGGCCTCGAAGTGGGTGCTCTCGATCGTCGCGATCCTGATCGCGCTCCTGATGCTGCTTCCGATCATCTGGCTGACCTTCACGGCGTTCAAGCCGGAGGCGGACATCGTCACGTACCCGCCGACGCTGTGGCCGCGCGAATTCACGCTGCAGCACTTCGCCGAGGTCTGGGAGCGGATCCCGTTCGCGCGGCTCTATGTCAACACGATCATCTTCGCCGGCGGGGTGACGATCATCTCGCTGTTCCTGGATTCGATGGCGGCGTACGCGCTCGCGCGCATCCCGTTCCGCGGCCGCGGCGTCGTGATGGTGCTGATCCTGATCCTGCTCATGCTGCCGTTCCAGGTCACGCTGATCCCGCTCTACGACATGCTCAACGGGTTCGGGCTCACCAACACCCTGCCGGGGATGATCATCCCGCGGATGACGAACGCCTTCGGGATCTTCTTCCTCACGCAGTTCTTCCTCTCGCTGCCGCGCGATCTCGAGGAGGCGGCGCGCGTGGACGGGGCATCCGAATGGCGCATCTACCGGCAGGTGGTGATGCCGCTGGCCAAGCCCGCACTGCTGACGCTGGGGCTGTTCCACTTCCAGTACAACTGGAACGACCTGCTCTGGCCGCTCGTGATGTCATCGAGCATCGAGTCATCGACGCTCCCGGCCGGCCTGGCGCTGTTCATGGGACAGCACGTGGTCGAGTACGGGCTGCTCATGGCCGGGTCGCTGCTCGCCCTGCTGCCCGTCGTGGTCTTCTTCCTGCTCATCCAGCGCAGCTTCGTCGCGGGCATCGCCACGACGGGGCTGAAATGA
- a CDS encoding carbohydrate ABC transporter permease — protein MTVTELAPATSLVSTRRRRGRGPASRRQLTAWLFLSPALLVLGAFTLYPMIQAVYLSLTDYNLIAAAEWVGLDNYVELVNDPAFWNAFWNTVLYAVVVAPVTVILALLFAVMLNQAFVGRTFVRTAIFLPFIVSLGIIAIAWTFLLDPNIGLLSYWLSQIGIVTEQGWLSDPRFAMPAVMMVGVWKFVGFYMVIYLAGLQSIPTELYEAAKIDGAGPWQRFRRVTLPLLSNQTLLVSVLALIATLQAFDQIYVMTRGGPYFKTETLVMLIYREGFQELRFGYASAISFVLLIFVFVLSMVQYGWLRRRAVTY, from the coding sequence ATGACGGTCACCGAACTGGCGCCCGCCACTTCGCTCGTGTCCACCAGGCGCCGGCGCGGCCGCGGGCCGGCGTCCCGCCGGCAGCTCACGGCCTGGCTGTTCCTCTCGCCGGCCCTACTGGTGCTGGGCGCGTTCACCCTCTACCCGATGATCCAGGCCGTCTACCTGTCGCTGACGGACTACAACCTCATCGCGGCCGCCGAGTGGGTGGGCTTGGACAACTACGTCGAGCTGGTGAACGACCCCGCGTTCTGGAACGCGTTCTGGAACACCGTGCTCTACGCGGTGGTCGTGGCGCCGGTCACCGTGATCCTTGCGCTGCTGTTCGCGGTGATGCTCAACCAGGCCTTCGTCGGCCGCACCTTCGTGCGCACCGCGATCTTCCTGCCCTTCATCGTGTCGCTCGGCATCATCGCGATCGCCTGGACCTTCCTGCTGGATCCGAACATCGGACTCCTGTCGTACTGGCTGAGTCAGATCGGGATCGTCACCGAGCAGGGCTGGCTGAGCGACCCGCGCTTCGCGATGCCGGCGGTGATGATGGTCGGCGTCTGGAAGTTCGTCGGCTTCTACATGGTCATCTACCTCGCCGGACTCCAGTCGATACCCACCGAGCTCTACGAAGCGGCGAAGATCGACGGCGCCGGTCCGTGGCAGCGCTTCCGGCGGGTCACGCTGCCCCTCCTGTCCAACCAGACGCTGCTCGTCTCGGTCCTGGCACTCATCGCCACCCTGCAGGCGTTCGATCAGATCTATGTGATGACCCGCGGCGGCCCCTACTTCAAGACGGAGACCCTCGTCATGCTGATCTACCGGGAAGGATTCCAGGAGTTGCGCTTCGGCTATGCGTCCGCGATCTCGTTCGTCCTGTTGATCTTCGTCTTCGTGCTGTCGATGGTCCAATACGGGTGGCTCCGGCGCCGGGCGGTGACGTACTGA
- a CDS encoding ABC transporter substrate-binding protein, whose product MKTQHSLRQRRSRGIRIATVGAGVLALALSGCAGQGNGGGDDNSGADADGKVSLTFWNGFTGPDGPALEKVIEDFNASQDEVSVKAEIMPWDTLYQKVLTAVAGNDGPDIIAMSAARMPQFAEQGMFMPVDDYYDDAANDSDALAEAAISASVYDGTNYGVPVNYTPMMMYYNKDLFEAAGLDPEAPPTTWDEFAAMVPKLTVDENGDGKPEQYATALGDHETVPVFPALLWGTGGAVVSDDGSTSMLGDAGSLDALNFWVDLVKNQKASPIGLSGADADKLFLTGKAATEIVGPWMTTGFDDAGLNYGIVPPPGGPDSDAVLADVVSMGLPAGTDEATKEAAYKFFAYWNSQEGQITWADGSGFPPNRADVADQITASPYPAIFGAADVSDRAKILLAGVAAGGTITETIFWPSLQKALNGDGTVDSIFPAASEQVQAELDK is encoded by the coding sequence ATGAAGACACAGCACTCGCTTCGCCAGCGCCGCTCACGTGGAATCCGGATCGCCACCGTGGGAGCCGGAGTCCTGGCGCTCGCGCTGAGCGGCTGCGCCGGCCAGGGAAACGGCGGAGGCGACGACAACAGCGGCGCCGATGCCGACGGCAAGGTTTCACTCACCTTCTGGAACGGGTTCACCGGTCCGGACGGGCCCGCGCTCGAGAAGGTCATCGAGGATTTCAACGCCTCGCAGGACGAGGTCTCGGTGAAGGCCGAGATCATGCCCTGGGACACGCTGTACCAGAAGGTGCTCACCGCGGTGGCCGGCAACGACGGACCGGACATCATCGCGATGTCCGCCGCCCGCATGCCGCAGTTCGCCGAGCAGGGCATGTTCATGCCGGTCGATGACTATTACGACGATGCGGCCAATGATTCGGACGCCCTGGCGGAGGCCGCGATCAGCGCCTCGGTCTACGACGGCACCAACTACGGCGTCCCGGTGAACTACACGCCCATGATGATGTACTACAACAAGGACCTCTTCGAAGCGGCGGGCCTGGACCCCGAGGCGCCGCCGACCACGTGGGACGAATTCGCCGCGATGGTGCCCAAGCTCACCGTCGACGAGAACGGCGACGGCAAGCCCGAGCAGTACGCGACCGCCCTCGGCGACCACGAGACGGTGCCGGTGTTCCCCGCGCTGCTCTGGGGGACCGGTGGCGCTGTGGTCTCCGATGACGGCTCGACGTCGATGCTCGGCGATGCCGGGAGCCTCGATGCGCTGAACTTCTGGGTCGACCTCGTCAAGAACCAGAAGGCATCGCCGATCGGCTTGTCCGGAGCAGATGCCGACAAGCTCTTCCTCACCGGCAAGGCCGCGACCGAGATCGTCGGGCCGTGGATGACGACCGGGTTCGACGACGCCGGACTGAACTACGGCATCGTGCCGCCGCCGGGGGGCCCGGACAGCGACGCCGTCCTCGCCGACGTGGTCTCGATGGGGCTGCCGGCCGGAACCGACGAGGCGACCAAGGAGGCCGCGTACAAGTTCTTCGCCTACTGGAACTCGCAGGAGGGTCAGATCACGTGGGCGGACGGCTCGGGCTTCCCCCCGAACCGCGCCGACGTCGCGGACCAGATCACCGCCAGTCCGTACCCCGCGATCTTCGGCGCCGCCGATGTGAGCGACCGTGCGAAGATCCTGCTGGCCGGCGTCGCCGCCGGCGGCACGATCACCGAGACCATCTTCTGGCCCTCCCTCCAGAAGGCGCTCAACGGCGACGGGACGGTCGATTCGATCTTCCCGGCGGCGTCCGAGCAGGTCCAGGCAGAGCTCGACAAGTGA